A window from Citrobacter amalonaticus encodes these proteins:
- a CDS encoding bifunctional diguanylate cyclase/phosphodiesterase, with product MRLNKTYIAIRDKWWGLPLILPSLFLPLVSHTNTYAHVATGDVILFYLPLSLMMSLMIFFGWAALPGIVLAVFIRKYPQVGLAETLPVIAHFLIAVVLSWGGYRVFTPRRNNISHGDAQLVFPRIFWQVFCAATLFLVLFQFAAFVGLYESKLSLMGGTPFNINALINYQGILVGNLIGVPLFYFIIRVIRNPLHLRGYYSQLKLQFDAKASQKEIIIWLLVLSALMSLLCMPLNENSSIFSTNYTMSLLLPVMLWGAMRYGYRFISLLWAPVLIIAIHNYRSYTPYYSGYDVQLAITSSSFLVFSFIVNYMAVLATRQRIVSSRARRLAFLDPVVHLPNLRALNRALRNTPWSALCFLRVPELEFLVKNYGIMLRIQYKQQLSHWIAEKLGPDEHVYQMSGPDLLLRLNTESHQQRIDDLDEHIKTFRFVWDGMTFQPQVGMSYCYVRSPVNHIYLLLGELSTTAELSIMTNTPENLERSGAMNMQRNLRDKVAMMNRLQHALEHDRFCLMAQPIEGLRGDVYHEILLRLLDDDGGMINPDAFLPVAHEFGLSSRIDLWVIEHTLRFMAENRAQMPARRFALNLSASSVCRARFAQDISKLLSKYQIEAWQLIFEVTESQALMNAGQAEATLQNLQQLGCQIAIDDFGTGYASYARLKNVNANILKIDGSFIRNIVSNSLDYQIVASICHLARMKKMQVVAEFVESEEIRHAAISLGIDYMQGYLIGVPQPLSDTLKEQVPVTGT from the coding sequence ATGCGACTGAATAAAACTTATATTGCAATCAGAGATAAGTGGTGGGGACTGCCTCTGATTTTGCCTTCCCTGTTTTTACCGCTCGTGAGCCATACGAATACCTATGCGCATGTGGCCACCGGGGATGTCATCCTTTTCTACTTACCGTTATCACTCATGATGAGCCTGATGATTTTTTTCGGTTGGGCGGCCTTACCCGGTATTGTTCTGGCGGTTTTTATTCGCAAATATCCGCAGGTAGGTCTGGCGGAAACATTGCCTGTTATTGCGCATTTTCTTATTGCTGTCGTGCTCAGTTGGGGCGGTTACCGTGTTTTTACGCCCCGACGTAACAACATCTCGCATGGTGACGCGCAGCTGGTCTTCCCCCGCATTTTTTGGCAAGTTTTTTGCGCCGCAACGCTATTTCTGGTGCTTTTCCAGTTCGCAGCCTTTGTGGGGTTGTATGAAAGCAAGTTGAGCTTAATGGGGGGAACACCATTTAACATCAACGCATTAATAAACTACCAGGGTATTCTGGTGGGCAATTTGATTGGTGTACCGCTCTTCTACTTTATTATTCGCGTTATTCGTAACCCGCTACATTTACGCGGCTATTATTCACAATTAAAGTTACAGTTTGATGCCAAGGCCTCGCAAAAAGAGATCATTATTTGGTTGCTGGTATTGTCCGCTTTAATGTCTTTGCTTTGTATGCCACTGAATGAAAATAGTTCCATATTCAGCACGAACTATACTATGTCGTTATTACTCCCGGTTATGTTATGGGGAGCGATGCGTTATGGCTATCGATTCATATCACTGCTATGGGCGCCAGTTTTAATTATTGCGATCCATAATTACAGAAGCTATACGCCCTATTATTCAGGTTACGATGTACAACTGGCGATTACCTCTTCCAGTTTCCTGGTTTTTTCTTTTATTGTGAATTACATGGCGGTGCTGGCGACGCGTCAGCGGATTGTGAGCAGTCGTGCCCGACGGCTTGCGTTTCTTGATCCGGTTGTCCATCTTCCCAATCTTCGTGCGCTCAACCGCGCGCTGAGAAATACGCCCTGGTCTGCGTTGTGCTTTCTGCGCGTTCCTGAACTCGAGTTTCTCGTGAAAAATTACGGAATAATGCTGCGTATCCAGTACAAGCAACAGCTCTCCCACTGGATTGCCGAAAAATTGGGTCCTGATGAACATGTTTACCAAATGTCCGGGCCTGACCTGCTGCTACGCTTAAATACAGAGTCACATCAGCAACGCATTGACGATCTGGATGAGCATATCAAGACGTTCCGGTTTGTCTGGGATGGCATGACGTTCCAGCCACAGGTGGGGATGAGCTATTGCTATGTGCGTTCCCCGGTAAATCACATTTACCTGTTGCTGGGGGAGTTGAGCACGACGGCTGAGCTGTCCATCATGACCAACACGCCGGAAAATTTAGAGCGTAGTGGTGCGATGAACATGCAGCGTAATCTGCGAGACAAAGTCGCAATGATGAACCGGTTACAGCATGCGCTGGAGCATGACCGTTTTTGTCTGATGGCGCAGCCAATCGAAGGGCTTCGCGGCGATGTTTATCATGAGATTTTACTGCGATTGCTGGATGATGACGGTGGCATGATCAACCCTGATGCCTTCCTGCCCGTCGCGCATGAGTTTGGTCTCTCCTCGAGAATTGATCTCTGGGTTATCGAACACACGTTACGCTTTATGGCGGAGAATCGTGCGCAGATGCCTGCCCGTCGCTTTGCGCTTAACCTGTCGGCGTCCTCGGTCTGTCGGGCCAGGTTTGCGCAGGATATCAGCAAACTGCTGAGCAAATACCAGATCGAAGCCTGGCAATTGATATTTGAAGTGACAGAAAGTCAGGCGCTGATGAATGCCGGACAGGCGGAGGCAACGCTGCAAAACCTGCAACAACTGGGCTGCCAAATCGCTATTGATGACTTCGGTACGGGTTACGCCAGTTATGCAAGGCTGAAAAACGTTAACGCCAATATTCTGAAGATTGACGGTAGTTTCATCC
- a CDS encoding YfgG family protein: MSQATSMRKRHRFNSRMTRIVLLISFIFFFGRFVYSSIGAWHHHQDKKDAQQSTLSVETPAQR, from the coding sequence GTGAGTCAGGCAACCAGTATGCGAAAACGACATCGATTTAACAGTCGCATGACCCGTATCGTATTGCTTATCAGCTTTATCTTCTTTTTTGGACGTTTTGTCTACTCTTCTATCGGCGCCTGGCATCATCATCAGGACAAAAAAGACGCGCAACAGTCTACTCTTTCTGTCGAAACGCCTGCTCAACGTTAA
- the guaA gene encoding glutamine-hydrolyzing GMP synthase, producing MTDNIHKHRILILDFGSQYTQLVARRVRELGVYCELWAWDVTEAQIREFNPSGIILSGGPESTTEDNSPRAPQYVFEAGVPVFGVCYGMQTMAMQLGGHVEGSTEREFGYAQVEVVTDSALVRGIEDSLTADGKPLLDVWMSHGDKVTAIPSDFVTVASTESCPFAIMANEEKRFYGVQFHPEVTHTRQGMRMLERFVRDICQCEALWTPAKIIDDAVERIRQQVGDDKVILGLSGGVDSSVTAMLLHRAIGKNLTCVFVDNGLLRLNEAGQVMDMFGDHFGLNIVHVPAEDRFLTALKGENDPEAKRKIIGRVFVEVFDEEALKLEDVKWLAQGTIYPDVIESAASATGKAHVIKSHHNVGGLPKEMKMGLVEPLKELFKDEVRKIGLELGLPYDMLYRHPFPGPGLGVRVLGEVKKEYCDLLRRADAIFIEELHKADLYNKVSQAFTVFLPVRSVGVMGDGRKYDWVVSLRAVETIDFMTAHWAHLPYDFLGRVSNRIINEVNGISRVVYDISGKPPATIEWE from the coding sequence ATGACAGACAATATTCACAAGCATCGCATTCTCATCCTTGATTTCGGATCGCAGTACACACAACTGGTTGCACGTCGCGTACGTGAACTGGGCGTTTACTGTGAACTGTGGGCGTGGGATGTAACTGAAGCACAGATTCGCGAGTTTAATCCTAGCGGCATCATTCTTTCCGGTGGCCCGGAAAGCACCACGGAAGACAACAGCCCACGTGCACCGCAATACGTTTTCGAAGCCGGCGTTCCGGTCTTCGGCGTGTGCTACGGCATGCAGACGATGGCGATGCAGTTGGGCGGTCATGTTGAAGGGTCGACTGAGCGTGAATTCGGCTACGCGCAGGTTGAAGTTGTAACCGATAGCGCGCTGGTTCGCGGTATCGAAGACTCCCTGACCGCTGACGGCAAACCGCTGTTGGATGTGTGGATGAGCCACGGCGATAAAGTGACGGCAATCCCGTCCGACTTCGTCACCGTTGCCAGCACCGAAAGCTGCCCGTTTGCCATTATGGCGAACGAAGAAAAACGCTTCTACGGCGTTCAGTTCCACCCGGAAGTGACCCATACCCGTCAGGGGATGCGTATGCTGGAGCGTTTTGTCCGCGATATCTGCCAGTGTGAAGCGTTGTGGACGCCGGCAAAAATCATCGACGACGCCGTTGAGCGTATCCGCCAGCAGGTTGGCGATGACAAAGTGATCCTCGGCCTTTCCGGTGGCGTGGACTCTTCCGTCACGGCGATGCTGCTGCACCGTGCGATTGGTAAAAACCTGACCTGTGTCTTCGTCGATAATGGTCTGCTGCGTCTGAATGAAGCCGGGCAGGTGATGGATATGTTCGGTGATCACTTTGGTCTGAACATTGTTCATGTTCCGGCTGAAGATCGTTTCCTGACCGCGCTGAAAGGCGAGAACGATCCGGAAGCGAAACGTAAGATCATTGGCCGCGTTTTTGTTGAAGTCTTCGACGAAGAAGCGCTGAAGCTGGAAGATGTGAAATGGCTGGCGCAGGGCACCATCTATCCTGACGTTATCGAATCTGCCGCTTCTGCGACCGGTAAAGCGCATGTCATCAAATCTCACCATAACGTAGGTGGTCTGCCTAAAGAGATGAAGATGGGCCTGGTTGAGCCGCTGAAAGAGCTGTTCAAAGACGAAGTGCGTAAAATTGGTCTGGAACTGGGCCTGCCGTACGATATGCTCTACCGTCACCCGTTCCCGGGACCAGGTCTGGGCGTGCGCGTGCTGGGTGAAGTGAAGAAAGAATATTGCGACCTGCTGCGTCGTGCGGACGCTATCTTCATTGAAGAACTGCACAAAGCCGACCTGTACAACAAAGTGAGTCAGGCGTTCACCGTGTTCCTGCCGGTTCGCTCTGTTGGCGTGATGGGCGATGGCCGTAAATACGACTGGGTGGTTTCTCTGCGTGCGGTTGAAACCATCGACTTCATGACCGCGCATTGGGCACACCTGCCGTATGACTTCCTGGGCCGTGTGTCTAACCGCATCATCAACGAAGTGAACGGCATTTCCCGCGTCGTGTATGACATCAGCGGTAAGCCGCCAGCTACGATCGAGTGGGAATAA
- the guaB gene encoding IMP dehydrogenase, with amino-acid sequence MLRIAKEALTFDDVLLVPAHSTVLPNTADLSTQLTKTIRLNIPMLSAAMDTVTEARLAIALAQEGGIGFIHKNMSIERQAEEVRRVKKHESGVVTDPQTVLPTTTLREVKELTERNGFAGYPVVTEDNELVGIITGRDVRFVTDLSQPVSVYMTPKERLVTVREGEARDVVLAKMHEKRVEKALVVDDSFHLLGMITVKDFQKAERKPNSCKDEHGRLRVGAAVGAGAGNEERVDALVAAGVDVLLIDSSHGHSEGVLQRIRETRAKYPDLQIIGGNVATGAGARALAEAGVSAVKVGIGPGSICTTRIVTGVGVPQITAVSDAVEALEGMGIPVIADGGIRFSGDIAKAIAAGASAVMVGSMLAGTEESPGEIELYQGRSYKSYRGMGSLGAMSKGSSDRYFQSDNAADKLVPEGIEGRVAYKGRLKEIIHQQMGGLRSCMGLTGCGTIDELRTKAEFVRISGAGIQESHVHDVTITKESPNYRMGS; translated from the coding sequence ATGCTACGTATTGCTAAAGAAGCTTTGACGTTTGACGACGTCCTCCTCGTTCCCGCTCATTCCACCGTTCTGCCGAATACTGCTGACCTCAGCACGCAGTTGACGAAAACGATTCGTCTGAACATTCCTATGCTCTCCGCAGCGATGGATACCGTGACTGAAGCGCGCCTCGCGATTGCACTGGCACAGGAAGGTGGCATTGGTTTTATCCACAAAAACATGTCGATTGAGCGTCAGGCAGAAGAAGTCCGCCGCGTGAAAAAACATGAATCTGGCGTAGTAACTGACCCGCAAACCGTTCTGCCGACGACTACCCTGCGTGAAGTGAAAGAACTGACTGAACGCAATGGCTTTGCAGGTTATCCTGTCGTGACCGAAGACAATGAGCTGGTTGGGATCATCACCGGTCGTGACGTGCGTTTTGTCACCGATTTGAGCCAACCGGTCAGCGTTTACATGACGCCGAAAGAGCGTCTGGTCACCGTTCGCGAAGGCGAAGCGCGTGACGTCGTGCTGGCAAAAATGCACGAGAAACGCGTCGAGAAAGCGCTGGTTGTTGATGACAGCTTCCATCTGCTCGGCATGATCACCGTAAAAGATTTCCAGAAAGCGGAACGTAAGCCGAACTCCTGTAAAGATGAGCATGGCCGTCTGCGCGTTGGCGCTGCGGTTGGCGCAGGCGCTGGCAACGAAGAGCGTGTTGATGCGCTGGTCGCGGCAGGTGTTGACGTGCTGCTGATTGATTCTTCTCACGGCCATTCTGAAGGTGTTTTACAGCGCATTCGTGAAACCCGTGCGAAATACCCGGATCTGCAAATCATTGGCGGTAACGTGGCGACCGGCGCGGGGGCTCGTGCCCTGGCGGAAGCGGGCGTGAGCGCGGTGAAAGTGGGTATTGGCCCTGGTTCCATCTGTACCACTCGTATCGTGACTGGCGTGGGTGTTCCGCAGATCACCGCAGTGTCTGATGCTGTTGAAGCGCTGGAAGGGATGGGGATTCCCGTTATCGCTGACGGCGGTATCCGTTTCTCTGGCGATATCGCCAAAGCTATCGCGGCTGGTGCAAGCGCGGTGATGGTGGGTTCCATGCTGGCGGGCACGGAAGAATCCCCGGGTGAAATCGAACTTTACCAGGGCCGTTCCTACAAATCCTACCGCGGTATGGGCTCTCTGGGCGCAATGTCCAAAGGTTCTTCTGACCGTTACTTCCAGAGCGATAACGCCGCAGACAAACTGGTGCCGGAAGGTATCGAAGGCCGCGTTGCCTATAAAGGCCGCCTGAAAGAGATTATTCACCAGCAGATGGGCGGCCTGCGCTCCTGTATGGGGCTGACCGGCTGTGGTACTATCGACGAATTGCGTACTAAAGCGGAATTCGTACGTATCAGTGGTGCGGGTATTCAGGAAAGCCACGTTCACGACGTGACCATCACCAAAGAGTCCCCGAATTACCGTATGGGCTCCTGA
- the xseA gene encoding exodeoxyribonuclease VII large subunit — protein sequence MLSSQTSAIFTVSRLNQTVRLLLEQEMGQVWISGEISNFSQPSSGHWYFTLKDDTAQVRCAMFRNSNRRVTFRPQHGQQVLVRANITLYEPRGDYQIIVESMQPAGEGLLQQKYEQLKAKLQAEGLFDQQHKQSLPSPAHCVGVITSKTGAALHDILHVLKRRDPSLPVIIYPTAVQGDDAPGQIVRAIELANARQECDVLIVGRGGGSLEDLWSFNDERVARAIFASAIPVVSAVGHETDVTIADFIADLRAPTPSAAAEMVSRNQQELLRQILSAQQRLGMAMDYFLANRSRRFTQIYHRLQQQHPQLRLARQQTALERLHQRMNVAIDGQLKRTSQRQSRLLQRLNQQSPQPRIHRAQTRIQQLEYRLVENVRSRLSATRERFGNAVTHLEAVSPLSTLARGYSVSTATDGKVLKKVTQVKAGDVMTTRLEDGWVESEVKSITPVKKRARKKA from the coding sequence ATGTTATCCTCTCAGACCTCCGCAATTTTTACTGTTAGCCGCCTTAATCAGACGGTTCGTCTGCTGTTAGAACAGGAAATGGGACAGGTCTGGATCAGCGGCGAGATTTCCAATTTCTCACAGCCGTCATCGGGGCACTGGTACTTCACGCTAAAAGATGACACGGCACAGGTTCGCTGTGCCATGTTCCGCAACAGCAATCGTCGGGTGACCTTTCGCCCCCAGCACGGCCAGCAGGTTTTGGTTCGCGCCAATATCACCCTGTACGAGCCGCGCGGCGACTATCAGATTATCGTCGAAAGCATGCAGCCTGCCGGTGAAGGTCTGCTCCAGCAAAAGTATGAACAGTTAAAAGCTAAACTGCAGGCTGAAGGGCTTTTTGATCAGCAGCATAAGCAGTCACTTCCCTCTCCCGCCCACTGCGTGGGGGTGATTACCTCGAAAACCGGGGCCGCACTGCACGATATTCTCCATGTTCTGAAACGTCGCGATCCCTCTTTACCGGTTATCATCTATCCGACCGCCGTCCAGGGTGACGACGCACCGGGGCAGATTGTCCGTGCAATCGAACTGGCGAATGCGCGCCAGGAGTGTGATGTCCTGATCGTCGGTCGCGGCGGCGGTTCGCTGGAAGATTTATGGAGTTTTAACGACGAGCGTGTCGCACGGGCTATTTTTGCCAGCGCGATTCCGGTAGTCAGCGCCGTCGGCCATGAAACGGACGTCACCATTGCCGATTTTATTGCCGACCTGCGTGCGCCGACGCCTTCGGCCGCCGCTGAAATGGTCAGCCGCAATCAGCAGGAGTTGCTGCGTCAGATCCTGTCTGCACAGCAGCGTCTCGGCATGGCGATGGATTACTTTCTGGCGAACCGCAGTCGTCGATTCACTCAGATTTATCATCGCCTGCAACAGCAACATCCGCAGTTGCGTCTCGCTCGTCAGCAGACGGCACTGGAGAGGTTGCATCAGCGTATGAACGTGGCCATCGACGGCCAGTTGAAGCGCACCAGCCAGCGGCAATCCCGTCTGCTGCAACGCCTGAACCAGCAAAGTCCGCAGCCACGCATTCATCGTGCGCAAACCCGCATTCAGCAACTGGAATATCGTCTGGTGGAGAATGTGCGTTCCCGTCTGAGCGCCACGCGGGAACGCTTTGGCAACGCAGTTACCCACCTGGAAGCGGTCAGCCCACTCTCGACCCTGGCGCGTGGTTACAGCGTCTCTACGGCCACCGACGGCAAAGTGCTGAAAAAAGTGACACAAGTGAAAGCCGGTGATGTGATGACGACCCGGCTGGAAGACGGCTGGGTAGAAAGTGAAGTCAAAAGCATAACGCCGGTGAAAAAACGCGCGCGAAAAAAAGCCTGA
- a CDS encoding MFS transporter produces MNKHVALGMTGFSLIAVTYGMARFSWGIMLPDIRQAIPFTPEVAGIIAACSYVAYCLSVFLASFLTDRFGPRLPAVLAGISAAIGLVILALAYSPLILATGLFIAGLSSGLASPSLAAAVSKRISAERQTQVNTLINAGTSGGIILSVLVLRVMSGNWRMACIVFAVMALLCLFAALRTLPGEHAEQLRAPPRWRVVLAKSGMFRLLVIAFVSGVASAAWWSFGPELLQRHTGLDSAITHMLWLVSGGAGIAAVFTGSAAKRIGMRGVYCCSLVFMAVSLVSLALSHGFAWWLFPVAALNGAGYVILSGVLLVRGAALAEPSPAAGVSLAFLMLAVGQIVGSVTFGQLYGAIGAAEALVVFSGLSGALLFISPEGER; encoded by the coding sequence ATGAATAAACATGTCGCGTTGGGGATGACGGGTTTCTCACTGATTGCTGTGACTTACGGAATGGCGCGATTTTCATGGGGAATCATGCTGCCTGATATCCGTCAGGCGATTCCCTTCACGCCAGAAGTTGCCGGGATTATTGCGGCCTGCAGCTATGTTGCCTACTGTTTATCCGTTTTTTTGGCCTCCTTTCTGACGGATCGCTTTGGTCCACGACTCCCGGCCGTTCTGGCGGGAATCTCCGCAGCAATTGGATTAGTTATCCTGGCGTTGGCGTATTCCCCTCTTATTCTGGCGACAGGTCTTTTTATCGCCGGGCTCAGCTCCGGGCTGGCCTCACCGTCCCTTGCCGCAGCGGTGAGTAAGCGAATCTCTGCGGAACGGCAAACCCAGGTAAATACCCTTATCAACGCCGGAACGAGTGGGGGGATCATCCTGTCGGTTCTGGTGTTACGGGTTATGTCGGGTAACTGGCGCATGGCATGCATCGTCTTTGCAGTCATGGCGCTACTCTGTCTGTTTGCCGCTCTGCGTACGTTGCCTGGGGAACACGCGGAACAACTCCGAGCGCCGCCGCGCTGGCGCGTTGTCCTTGCGAAATCGGGGATGTTTCGCCTGCTGGTGATAGCCTTTGTTAGCGGTGTCGCCAGCGCGGCATGGTGGAGTTTTGGCCCCGAATTGCTGCAGCGCCATACCGGGCTGGACAGTGCCATCACCCATATGCTGTGGCTGGTCAGCGGTGGTGCAGGAATTGCCGCTGTATTTACCGGAAGTGCGGCAAAGCGTATCGGTATGCGCGGGGTTTACTGTTGCTCGCTGGTGTTTATGGCGGTTTCGCTAGTGTCCCTGGCGCTAAGCCACGGTTTCGCCTGGTGGTTGTTTCCGGTCGCGGCGCTAAACGGGGCGGGATATGTCATTTTATCCGGTGTGCTGTTGGTGCGGGGCGCCGCGCTGGCGGAGCCTTCACCGGCGGCGGGTGTCAGTCTGGCTTTCCTGATGCTGGCCGTTGGGCAAATTGTTGGCTCTGTGACATTTGGTCAGCTTTATGGCGCGATTGGCGCGGCGGAGGCACTGGTTGTTTTTTCTGGGCTGTCGGGGGCATTGCTGTTCATTTCACCTGAAGGCGAACGCTAG
- a CDS encoding M4 family metallopeptidase, producing the protein MSHAYSVIPPYILRRIIESGSAMQQQCARQTLTHVQTLMAHMPGKPAAPHVNQPGQLERDIYDAKNRQELPGTQVRYEGHPSNGDVAVDEAYDYLGVTHDFFWKNWRRDSLDNKGLILTGTVHYGHEYQNAFWNGQQMVFGDGDGEIFNRFTIAIDVVAHELAHGITESEAGLIYFEQAGALNESVSDVFGALVKQYHLKQTADQADWLIGQGLLADSINGKGLRSMSAPGTAYDDPLLGKDPQPAHMRDFIKTREDNGGVHLNSGIPNRAFYLAATALGGYAWEKAGYAWYDTVCDRQLAQDADFIDFARLTVYHGDKRSGAETAKAIEAAWKATGVM; encoded by the coding sequence ATGTCCCATGCTTACAGTGTGATCCCGCCCTATATCCTGCGACGCATTATTGAAAGCGGTTCGGCGATGCAGCAACAGTGCGCACGCCAGACGCTGACTCATGTACAAACCCTGATGGCGCACATGCCCGGAAAACCAGCGGCGCCGCATGTGAATCAACCCGGTCAACTTGAACGTGATATCTACGATGCGAAAAACAGGCAGGAATTACCCGGCACGCAGGTGCGCTATGAAGGCCATCCCTCAAACGGGGATGTTGCAGTGGACGAAGCCTATGATTACCTCGGTGTCACGCATGACTTTTTCTGGAAAAACTGGCGCCGCGACTCGCTGGATAACAAAGGCTTAATTCTCACCGGGACCGTGCATTACGGGCATGAATACCAGAATGCGTTCTGGAACGGTCAGCAGATGGTCTTTGGCGACGGCGATGGTGAGATATTTAATCGATTTACGATTGCCATTGATGTCGTGGCTCATGAGCTGGCACACGGGATTACCGAATCAGAAGCAGGGTTGATTTACTTTGAACAGGCCGGGGCGCTCAACGAATCGGTTTCCGATGTATTTGGTGCGTTGGTTAAACAGTATCATCTCAAACAAACCGCCGATCAGGCTGACTGGCTTATCGGGCAAGGATTGCTGGCGGACAGCATTAATGGCAAGGGATTGCGCTCCATGTCAGCACCGGGCACAGCCTATGACGACCCGTTGCTTGGGAAAGACCCACAACCTGCGCATATGCGGGACTTTATTAAGACACGCGAAGACAATGGCGGTGTTCATCTTAACTCTGGCATCCCGAACCGGGCGTTTTATCTGGCAGCCACCGCGCTCGGCGGCTACGCATGGGAAAAAGCAGGTTATGCCTGGTATGATACGGTTTGCGATCGACAACTGGCGCAGGATGCAGACTTCATTGATTTTGCCCGCTTAACCGTTTATCACGGCGACAAGCGCAGCGGCGCGGAAACGGCGAAGGCGATAGAAGCGGCCTGGAAAGCCACAGGAGTGATGTGA
- a CDS encoding protealysin inhibitor emfourin: MEIPELTDDAVVELAREGGVAFMPKLARQRKIALSTLSTVQRQRVADILRQSLTVGMPPGQTGSPGRGDQRYFRIQIIWTQHNQAGVTDIIVLVPENDAPASLVDLWQKGEACICD; the protein is encoded by the coding sequence ATGGAGATCCCAGAATTAACTGATGACGCCGTGGTAGAACTGGCCCGGGAAGGTGGCGTCGCGTTTATGCCCAAACTGGCACGGCAGCGCAAAATTGCGCTGTCGACCTTATCGACTGTTCAGCGTCAGCGCGTGGCCGACATTCTCCGGCAGAGCCTGACCGTCGGTATGCCTCCGGGACAGACGGGATCGCCGGGTCGCGGCGACCAGCGCTACTTTCGCATACAGATCATCTGGACACAGCATAATCAGGCAGGCGTTACCGACATCATCGTACTGGTACCGGAAAACGATGCGCCAGCCTCACTGGTCGATCTTTGGCAAAAGGGCGAAGCCTGTATCTGCGATTAA
- a CDS encoding zinc ribbon domain-containing protein, with translation MELICPVCQHPLDRHGDNAHCETCQTDFSVEARCPDCHQPLQVLKACGAVDYFCHNGHGLISKKRVEFVLSQD, from the coding sequence GTGGAACTCATTTGTCCCGTTTGTCAGCATCCGCTCGATCGTCATGGCGATAACGCACATTGTGAAACCTGTCAGACAGACTTTAGCGTAGAAGCGCGTTGCCCGGACTGTCATCAGCCGCTCCAGGTTTTAAAAGCCTGCGGCGCAGTCGATTATTTCTGTCACAACGGTCACGGACTGATTTCGAAAAAACGCGTTGAGTTTGTGCTGTCGCAGGATTAA